A stretch of Myceligenerans xiligouense DNA encodes these proteins:
- a CDS encoding tRNA (adenine-N1)-methyltransferase, whose translation MTSPTDAQGPTATGADLRRGPFRVGDKVQLTDPKGRMHTITLKPGATFHTHKGYFKHEELIGRPEGWVVTNTEEVEYLALRPLLNDYVLSMPRGAAVVYPKDAGQIVTMADIFPGARVVEAGVGSGGLTLSLLRAVGDTGELHSIERREDFAAIASGNVETFFGGPHPAWHLHTGDLADRLPEVVEPGTVDRVVLDMLAPWENIGVVADALVPGGVLICYVATATQLSRTAEDLRASGRFAEPSAFETMVRGWHLEGLAVRPQHRMIGHTGFLITARRLADGVTPPERRRRPAKGAKTERATANGAAADQAVDPAWSEEWTEGSLGEREVSAKKIRRVRREVGKPPEE comes from the coding sequence GTGACTTCTCCGACCGACGCGCAGGGCCCCACGGCCACTGGCGCGGACCTCCGCCGCGGACCGTTCCGGGTGGGCGACAAGGTGCAGCTGACCGACCCCAAGGGCCGGATGCACACCATCACCCTCAAGCCCGGCGCGACGTTCCACACCCACAAGGGCTACTTCAAGCACGAGGAGCTCATCGGCAGGCCGGAGGGGTGGGTCGTCACGAACACCGAGGAGGTCGAGTACCTGGCGCTGCGGCCGCTGCTGAACGACTACGTCCTGTCGATGCCGCGCGGGGCGGCCGTGGTCTATCCGAAGGACGCGGGCCAGATCGTCACGATGGCGGACATCTTCCCGGGCGCGCGCGTGGTCGAGGCCGGCGTCGGCTCCGGCGGCCTCACCCTGTCGCTGCTGCGCGCGGTCGGTGACACCGGTGAGCTGCACTCGATCGAGCGGCGTGAGGACTTCGCGGCCATCGCGAGCGGCAACGTCGAGACGTTCTTCGGCGGGCCGCACCCGGCGTGGCATCTGCACACGGGCGACCTCGCCGACCGGCTGCCCGAAGTCGTCGAACCGGGCACCGTGGACCGCGTCGTCCTCGACATGCTCGCGCCCTGGGAGAACATCGGCGTCGTGGCGGACGCGCTCGTGCCCGGCGGGGTCCTGATCTGCTACGTCGCCACCGCGACGCAGCTGTCCCGCACGGCCGAGGACCTGCGGGCGAGCGGCAGGTTCGCCGAGCCGTCCGCGTTCGAGACCATGGTGCGCGGCTGGCACCTGGAGGGCCTGGCGGTCCGCCCGCAGCACCGGATGATCGGGCACACCGGCTTCCTCATCACGGCACGGCGCCTGGCCGACGGCGTCACCCCGCCCGAGCGCAGGCGCCGGCCGGCCAAGGGGGCCAAGACCGAGCGCGCCACGGCGAACGGCGCGGCCGCCGATCAGGCCGTCGACCCCGCCTGGTCCGAGGAGTGGACCGAGGGGTCGCTCGGGGAGCGTGAGGTCTCCGCCAAGAAGATCCGGCGCGTGCGCCGCGAGGTCGGCAAGCCGCCCGAGGAGTGA
- a CDS encoding extracellular solute-binding protein gives MKNRALCAAAAGTAAALVLSGCTGSSEADTAGDGVVDVWVAFTDDARLGFVEEKAEEFEAAHEGVTVEVQGFDDYETLFQQMQLALDGGDAPEIVHYFEAATREALDAVGPDGEPVFQSVAAATDGREEILGEPVVLDDVVAPAKNYYSVDGEFYSMPWNTSSTIMYGNETLMADAGVDEIPETWQELEDACEKISKLDDGPEACITWPNHSWWMEQAMGQADTDLGNNDNGRSGRATEVELDSDAMVDYLTWWQDLEQDGHYLYTGVQRDWDGTRAAFSAQEVAFLMSSSGDAAAIDDESTDGGYEVVAGRMPYDADTPYGGNLIGGATLWLRSGLDENTTDASLAFLNFFNNPENAAEWHKVSGYVPITDSAVDLLTDEGWFEENPNFKVASDQLDLAADSPASTGVLMGNFVAIRDVVTAAAEDILVGGDDVTERLGAADEEAQQLLDDYELLYSGE, from the coding sequence ATGAAGAATCGCGCGCTGTGCGCCGCCGCGGCCGGTACCGCCGCGGCCTTGGTGCTGTCCGGCTGCACCGGCAGCTCGGAGGCGGACACGGCCGGAGACGGCGTCGTCGACGTGTGGGTCGCGTTCACCGACGACGCACGCCTCGGCTTCGTCGAGGAGAAGGCGGAGGAGTTCGAAGCCGCGCACGAGGGCGTGACCGTCGAGGTCCAGGGCTTCGACGACTACGAGACCTTGTTCCAGCAGATGCAGCTCGCCCTCGACGGCGGCGACGCCCCCGAGATCGTGCACTACTTCGAGGCCGCCACCCGCGAGGCGCTCGACGCCGTCGGGCCCGACGGCGAGCCGGTCTTCCAGTCCGTGGCGGCAGCCACCGACGGCCGCGAGGAGATCCTCGGCGAGCCCGTCGTGCTGGACGACGTCGTCGCCCCGGCGAAGAACTACTACTCCGTCGACGGCGAGTTCTACTCCATGCCGTGGAACACCTCGTCCACCATCATGTACGGCAACGAGACCCTCATGGCGGACGCCGGCGTCGACGAGATCCCCGAGACCTGGCAGGAGCTCGAGGACGCCTGCGAGAAGATCTCGAAGCTCGACGACGGCCCCGAGGCCTGCATCACCTGGCCCAACCACTCCTGGTGGATGGAACAGGCCATGGGCCAGGCGGACACCGACCTGGGCAACAACGACAACGGGCGCTCCGGTCGTGCCACGGAGGTCGAGCTCGACAGCGACGCCATGGTCGACTACCTGACCTGGTGGCAGGACCTCGAGCAGGACGGCCACTACCTGTACACCGGCGTCCAGCGCGACTGGGACGGCACCCGCGCCGCGTTCTCCGCGCAGGAGGTCGCCTTCCTCATGTCGAGCTCCGGCGATGCCGCGGCCATCGACGACGAGAGCACCGACGGTGGCTACGAGGTCGTCGCCGGGCGTATGCCGTACGACGCCGACACCCCGTACGGCGGCAACCTCATCGGCGGGGCCACGCTCTGGCTGCGCAGCGGTCTCGACGAGAACACCACCGACGCCTCCCTCGCGTTCCTCAACTTCTTCAACAACCCCGAGAACGCCGCCGAGTGGCACAAGGTCAGCGGCTACGTCCCGATCACCGACTCCGCCGTCGACCTCCTGACCGACGAGGGCTGGTTCGAGGAGAACCCCAACTTCAAGGTCGCCTCCGACCAGCTCGACCTCGCCGCCGACAGCCCCGCCTCGACCGGCGTCCTCATGGGCAACTTCGTCGCGATCCGCGACGTCGTCACCGCGGCCGCCGAGGACATCCTGGTGGGCGGGGACGACGTGACCGAGCGTCTCGGCGCCGCCGACGAGGAGGCCCAGCAGCTCCTCGACGACTACGAGCTGCTCTACTCCGGCGAGTGA
- a CDS encoding ABC transporter permease subunit, whose amino-acid sequence MLLILTVLATALVAVVASRGRLHPLVGGAVGLAGALATSWFFAGCALGGDVIGENTGVQRVLAVAAVLTVGAGLARTVAAVRAGGGTAGDGLLTELRSGMFRTRSWLPWLLLAPTLLVLAVFLYHPAFQTFALSTKLARMGAPRSADVCLSNFAELLVPSPYLVAGLPLAAVALVAGLTLWRARTTAGTGSHTVAAALAPLGPIAVVVALYFVFAPGRTGYRGVYVATVGISLGIVALSMAAGLALAYLVARRFRGASVYRTLLIWPYAVSPPVAGILFFMMFDPTAGVMAHLADVVGLDFPSYRSDGVLAQAAIVLAASWKWVGHNILFYVAALQTVPREIIEAAAIDGAGQWRRFARIVVPSIAPVTFFLLVTNLTYAFFDVYGTIDYLTRGGPSGQTTVAIYEIIRVGVGTGDLGRGAAQSAILFIAVIGLTVWQFRRSEGRITYGGGA is encoded by the coding sequence ATGCTGCTGATCCTCACCGTGCTGGCCACCGCCCTCGTCGCGGTGGTCGCGTCACGGGGCCGGCTGCACCCTCTCGTCGGGGGTGCGGTCGGTCTCGCCGGCGCACTGGCCACGTCCTGGTTCTTCGCCGGCTGCGCGCTCGGTGGCGACGTCATCGGCGAGAACACCGGCGTGCAGCGGGTCCTGGCCGTCGCCGCCGTCCTGACCGTCGGGGCCGGCCTCGCCCGGACCGTCGCCGCGGTCCGCGCGGGCGGCGGCACCGCCGGGGACGGCCTGCTGACCGAGCTGCGGTCCGGCATGTTCCGTACCCGCTCCTGGCTGCCCTGGTTGCTGCTCGCGCCCACGCTCCTCGTGCTCGCCGTCTTCCTCTACCACCCGGCGTTCCAGACCTTCGCGCTGTCCACGAAGCTCGCACGGATGGGCGCGCCGCGTTCGGCCGACGTGTGCCTCAGCAACTTCGCCGAGTTGCTCGTCCCCTCCCCGTACCTCGTCGCCGGGCTTCCGCTGGCAGCCGTCGCCCTCGTGGCGGGCCTGACTCTGTGGCGTGCACGGACGACGGCCGGGACCGGGTCGCACACCGTGGCCGCCGCGCTCGCGCCACTGGGCCCGATCGCGGTCGTCGTCGCGCTGTACTTCGTGTTCGCGCCGGGCCGTACGGGCTACCGCGGCGTGTACGTCGCGACCGTGGGCATCTCGCTCGGCATCGTGGCGCTCAGCATGGCCGCCGGGCTCGCCCTGGCCTATCTGGTCGCTCGGCGATTCCGCGGGGCATCGGTGTACCGCACGCTGCTCATCTGGCCGTACGCGGTGTCGCCGCCGGTGGCCGGAATTCTCTTCTTCATGATGTTCGACCCGACGGCGGGCGTCATGGCGCACCTCGCCGACGTGGTCGGGCTGGACTTCCCGTCGTACCGGTCCGACGGCGTGCTGGCACAGGCGGCGATCGTGCTGGCGGCGTCGTGGAAGTGGGTGGGGCACAACATCCTGTTCTACGTGGCCGCACTGCAGACCGTGCCCCGCGAGATCATCGAGGCGGCGGCCATCGACGGCGCCGGGCAGTGGCGCCGGTTCGCACGGATCGTCGTGCCGTCGATCGCGCCGGTGACCTTCTTCCTGCTCGTCACCAACCTGACGTACGCGTTCTTCGACGTGTACGGGACGATCGACTACCTCACACGCGGCGGGCCCAGCGGGCAGACCACCGTGGCGATCTACGAGATCATCCGTGTCGGTGTCGGCACCGGGGATCTGGGCCGGGGCGCGGCGCAGTCGGCGATCTTGTTCATCGCCGTCATCGGGCTGACCGTCTGGCAGTTCCGCCGGTCCGAGGGCCGGATCACCTACGGGGGTGGCGCATGA